From Candidatus Zixiibacteriota bacterium, a single genomic window includes:
- the thiL gene encoding thiamine-phosphate kinase, with the protein MTEHEFDWIRGLARRFGSGPLPSGDLGIGDDAALIALVPGDPASPHLALSVDAQISGVHFRPGWLTDRELGFRLFQIGFSDIAAMGARPRGALLSFEVGPGYDESRRQEFMAGFAEAAEECGVALLGGNVSAREAGFSAHIVAVGTLPDRRALWRSAAQVGDGVFVIGRLGCASAGVHALASGRGDPAPADLLLAYRRPTARCREGRLLLESKWAHAAIDISDGLAADLGHICEASGVGALIDTERIPIGNVLRDWCRTDDLDPLEFALHGGEDYALLFTAPPDAGSQRAVEASLSSFGAECVRIGTVTNTGRLEARSDGRTKLLPATGHVHPLR; encoded by the coding sequence ATGACGGAGCACGAATTCGACTGGATTCGCGGCCTCGCCCGCCGGTTCGGAAGCGGTCCGCTTCCGTCCGGAGACTTGGGGATCGGCGATGATGCCGCGCTGATTGCTTTGGTGCCGGGCGATCCAGCGAGTCCGCACCTGGCGCTGTCAGTGGATGCGCAAATCTCCGGCGTCCACTTCCGACCGGGCTGGCTGACGGATCGCGAACTGGGATTTCGGCTCTTCCAGATCGGATTCTCCGACATCGCTGCGATGGGAGCGCGCCCCCGGGGGGCGCTTTTGTCATTTGAGGTCGGTCCCGGATACGATGAGTCCCGTCGCCAGGAATTCATGGCGGGGTTTGCCGAAGCCGCCGAGGAGTGCGGGGTTGCGCTGCTGGGTGGCAACGTGAGTGCGCGCGAGGCGGGATTCTCCGCGCACATTGTCGCAGTCGGCACGCTGCCGGACCGGCGCGCCCTCTGGCGGTCGGCCGCGCAAGTCGGCGACGGGGTATTCGTGATCGGCCGTCTCGGTTGCGCCTCGGCGGGTGTCCACGCGCTGGCGTCCGGCCGGGGAGACCCGGCGCCGGCGGACCTCCTGCTGGCCTACCGCCGTCCAACGGCACGCTGCCGCGAAGGCCGCCTCTTGCTCGAATCAAAATGGGCGCATGCCGCCATCGACATATCCGATGGACTCGCCGCAGACCTCGGGCACATTTGCGAGGCATCCGGTGTCGGCGCCCTCATCGACACCGAGCGGATTCCCATCGGCAACGTGTTGCGGGACTGGTGCCGGACGGATGATCTGGACCCGCTTGAGTTTGCGCTGCACGGCGGCGAGGATTACGCACTTCTGTTTACCGCCCCACCCGATGCCGGGTCCCAACGAGCAGTCGAAGCATCGCTCTCGTCGTTTGGCGCAGAGTGCGTCAGGATCGGCACCGTCACCAACACCGGACGCCTGGAAGCACGCAGCGACGGCCGGACGAAGCTCTTGCCTGCGACCGGTCACGTGCACCCGCTGCGCTGA